A window from Podospora bellae-mahoneyi strain CBS 112042 chromosome 1 map unlocalized CBS112042p_1, whole genome shotgun sequence encodes these proteins:
- a CDS encoding uncharacterized protein (EggNog:ENOG503P5TH; COG:O): MDQMDYEMHQAEVPTSQAPAHPATHSGFQGVPPQGQGGCPFFRNEQQHRQPSGLPHLYPSYPHYHHGVNSLYHLSRQNQGPHAPRPSHSRNLSLQPHHHPQQPSHGQLQQQQQQQQQPQQPQQQQQQQQQQQQHNQQQQQQQQQQQQQQQTQSPPLSLPLPHSQSHSYSLSHPHPHPHYDPIYPGWSSSAQSASPAYQWVAPASAPGPPPSHAIPLLSVPLQLQSILRPSGSDQFFPNGGAGSTNPSGSNSVPPSFHSNQNLPHLDSTVPPPFSFPYRHPSALHRFSVAPVIQNHQSHSGLPPAPSFPQASTQNQTHQLYQSQPGREALSSVAMNTDRPSPSDAPAAQPSQAASGTNMSSNPSSGAGPASSGLPQPVNGSGEPSRRSDRGPGSNRASGQLPLPEPRPMTAGDSTLAMYRGFSGEQRRSVIRRARAELAQPTGDDYDESEEDYSPIDDDDEAYRFATQFGHGYMPDESRLRQQQLLRGQMSSNKRVASKKALASLQSVDMESLTASERTCVICYNDFGVTSPEGISEAPLRLPKCKHVFGDHCIKKWFEESDSCPYCRDKVPSEPVMPPSVQGYIRATGEFVGMPYRHGPEPGSRLPTHPPSRSVQSGERRASPSDPSTESMRRTRARFGAARGYGPPASNFATPSGSRPGPPPHGAFPSMAGFPGSVGAAPPGPFQPSGPPGASAPTGYGQQQQHGQGHPPPRYYAP, translated from the exons ATGGATCAAATGGACTATGAGATGCACCAGGCCGAGGTGCCAACCTCTCAGGCGCCCGCACATCCAGCAACGCATTCCGGATTCCAAGGTGTGCCACCACAGGGTCAGGGCGGTTGCCCCTTTTTCCGGAATGAACAACAGCATCGCCAGCCATCAGGCTTGCCTCATCTTTACCCCTCATACCCGCACTACCACCATGGCGTTAACTCTCTGTACCACCTGTCCAGACAAAACCAAGGACCCCACGCTCCTCGGCCATCCCACAGCCGCAACCTCTCCCTTCAgccacaccatcaccctcaacaGCCCAGCCACGGACAActgcaacagcaacagcaacaacaacaacaaccacaacaaccgcagcagcagcagcagcagcagcaacaacagcaacaacacaaccaacaacaacaacaacagcaacaacaacaacaacaacaacaacagactCAATCCCCCCCATTGTCTCTGCCACTGCCTCATTCCCAGTCCCACTCGTACTCCCTCtctcatccccatccgcaCCCGCACTACGATCCGATCTACCCCGGATGGTCCTCTTCGGCACAGAGTGCCAGTCCCGCATATCAGTGGGTGGCCCCCGCTTCTGCCCCCGGCCCTCCCCCGTCACATGCCATCCCGCTCCTTTCGGTTCCGTTGCAGCTGCAGTCAATCTTGAGGCCGTCAGGCTCCGATCAATTCTTTCCCAACGGCGGAGCAGGGAGTACAAACCCTAGCGGGTCCAACTCTGTGCCACCCAGCTTTCACTCGAACCAAAATCTTCCACATCTCGATTCCACCGTGccaccacccttctccttcccctaCCGCCATCCTTCTGCCCTCCACCGGTTTTCGGTGGCGCCAGTTATTCAAAACCACCAGAGCCACTCGGGCTTGCCACCAGCCCCGTCTTTTCCTCAAGCGTCaacccaaaaccaaacccaCCAACTTTACCAGAGTCAGCCTGGCCGGGAGGCGCTGTCTTCTGTAGCCATGAATACCGACCGCCCTTCTCCCAGCGATGCCCCCGCCGCTCAGCCCTCCCAGGCAGCTTCGGGTACCAACATGTCTTCCAACCCAAGTTCTGGAGCCGGCCCGGCGTCCTCTGGCTTGCCCCAGCCGGTCAATGGCTCAGGGGAGCCGTCGAGACGATCGGATCGTGGCCCCGGGAGCAACAGGGCGTCCGGTCAGTTACCGCTTCCCGAACCTCGCCCAATGACCGCCGGTGACTCGACCCTGGCCATGTATCGGGGGTTCAGTGGTGAACAACGCCGAAGCGTGATTCGTCGAGCTCGTGCTGAGCTGGCCCAACCAACCGGTGACGACTACGATGAAAGCGAAGAGGACTACAGCCCGatcgacgacgatgatgaagcGTACCGCTTTGCCACCCAGTTCGGCCACGGATACATGCCGGACGAGAGTCGTCTCCGCCAACAGCAGCTTCTTCGTGGCCAGATGTCGAGCAACAAGCGTGTGGCCTCCAAGAAAGCATTGGCCTCGTTGCAGAGCGTCGATATGGAGAGCCTGACGGCATCCGAGAGAA CTTGTGTCATTTGTTACAATGACTTTGGAGTGACGAGTCCCGAGGGGATCAGCGAGGCTCCGCTTCGACTTCCAAAGTGCAAGCACGTTTTCGGTGACCACTGCATCAAGAAGTGGTTTGAAGAGTCTGACAGCTGCCCTTACTGCCGAGACAAGGTGCCTTCTGAACCTGTCATGCCCCCCAGTGTTCAGGGATATATTCGAGC GACGGGAGAGTTTGTAGGAATGCCATATCGGCATGGCCCCGAACCAGGCAGCCGATTGCCTACCCACCCGCCGTCGAGAAGTGTCCAGAGCGGGGAGCGCCGGGCCTCTCCCTCCGACCCCTCGACCGAAAGCATGCGGAGGACTCGGGCCCGGTTCGGTGCCGCCCGTGGCTACGGCCCTCCAGCTTCGAACTTTGCCACTCCTTCGGGCTCTCGCCCGgggcctcctccccatggTGCTTTCCCGAGCATGGCCGGTTTTCCTGGCTCAGTTGGTGCTGCCCCCCCGGGACCATTCCAACCAAGTGGCCCGCCAGGAGCAAGCG CTCCAACCGGGTAtgggcagcaacagcaacatgggcaggggcaccctcctccccgatACTATGCGCCATAA
- a CDS encoding uncharacterized protein (EggNog:ENOG503P5A1) encodes MSSPYYTDDSVDQDDIGDSEHYHEDENERQGLSSTTVRNGSVAPRAPKHGKFYGLPPRQQQQPERPRRPKRSAQDQRGQDLETGRQRQQASSASRERRRSPSPLSFSNSPSPPRPTWIQNLGRANTYISEARGQTTGPVNYWDQMGHDGPEQRNRSLVTVRPVSRARRRPAQEEPTAHQSGGEPRTGHLHEDPFNVETRTRPPVLQLRTQPRREQSRRNRRNPDFKPPPYEYVPIYLQDRPTSIGGTFSQSSEYSDISDEDQESQPSNHDVYERPVDLVHDPSQSTKNMTIRLEFDIEEDWDTDLEEFCRLRRLGRFKDAQEYFKQNLERYSTIPYIRVQYAEMLVSSGNLKLFRDMRLLPEFLPPVGEESMDELNRGKLAANYALLDLLSQRHFPNYIQMAWQIVENTLKALSTEQVIGSTEIQLLSLCLRVLHRLEACTHEGIIDVPKIYAKNLFNWSRLYREITAEDSIWDARDLLVAATSVFGWQDMSVMFFGTSYLPKIMELISNDWIRTSYDEPSALGLLDLFTSLILQDHNKEMDVRNHLLLEYATVLARSIQDHDEGLMRSRPFLQWLLVKAVLEKTAAPERPDGIHLKDFDGLELKQKNGIHLPIYVPKNGLERPSWDMFFTRSSPAQRHTAEVVVATADAIGDYFLKAEALKILILFSQNPGRSMSDLCRLQLEIQGDTEGYLATRLSTYLLLNESNELQDLGISPTNFDPTRNENCENATLRWASAVLPAQTLLRSDIREDNRQPTPQNENLSSELLQAAFNVCGPKLPSYIIDFARQKLQLDAPSIVPMPMLALHNQTDEKPTADKARDNVDGIPRYSPFISGQQHASGYPYPFIYPDPSFPNPNYPNPNYPNPNYPYSNYPYSNYPYFNYPTAYGQPHNPNDVHHNVAPYVGTYPWLQGPGPANVAGTPNPFDFYTPSPPAPPPASGMPSQDYQTNQPPTAPNGVWPGVEVAGWPATWQEDAQRLANSRPPPLTDDEDVTIRVKGHQTRVGGDAQASSDKVSQWLFPGSDGAPNIDKNDPNEQSIPPPSGKPAVPGDSAPKVNSSTPVNDTVAPETKEGDPGQASKPVAPENTDANGGSNVNGGDPGPNTGIRRRHTVDVLPERSHAKVNKTADTANGIIPEENNPSGSLEAEDHGDSVDEKPSFDVEEGLPKLSFPPDLLKGHKLTIILDSKDDPQKVKAYVIDVEGVHETPVVRPTSGEQHRSRTKIHVKSGSYEVADAGNEPGESTVRISRSRSREKGKARDTSEAPPSYPEGGVKEHTTIHGTVRPHVVLDDFVTQPPHDKLSKPTRKNSGFGGPAGEGPSRRQSMSKPRSSKEEQDKLAKSVNKRAKKAAQRFSSLGPAPSPAPSPPPSPPPSGSRPPPDRPVYIPDASPDTGAIPENDEGAGDGVGGHEHQDGDQEQAQDQEQGHGQAPDQKQDHVQEETQSRNQRERQYYNQGPDRQQNEQLGEGIRVYCSGNPTDPAIPTTNSSAQTAPSPGKTSHPDSHDSTDEDWEIQSIDGDEAAGNHEAVFEAFSDEDADEDEQATRKEVEQMLNDMQTARKRRQDADRAEEEWLKGRLERLAAKEKEEEEAKEKGKGKGKGKEKVAVVEEPESISSVMTEDEERFRWGEEPRPPLRSLKRKGKGIKRLADFVKQGSG; translated from the exons ATGTCGAGTCCATATTACACAGACGATAGCGTCGACCAGGATGATATCGGCGACAGTGAGCATTATCATGAAGATGAGAATGAAAGACAAGGCTTGTCTTCTACGACGGTTCGCAACGGCAGCGTAGCACCAAGAGCCCCTAAACATGGGAAGTTCTATGGCCTGCCACCtcgtcaacagcagcagccggagCGGCCGCGGCGACCAAAGCGCTCAGCACAAGATCAACGGGGACAGGATTTGGAAACGGGACGTCAACGGCAACAAGCGAGTTCTGCTTCACGGGAACGGCGCCGGTCTCCTTCACCGCTTTCTTTTTCAAATTCCCCATCGCCTCCGCGTCCAACCTGGATACAAAATCTAGGCAGGGCAAATACTTATATCTCGGAGGCGAGGGGACAAACTACTGGGCCGGTGAACTACTGGGATCAGATGGGTCACGATGGCCCCGAGCAACGCAATCGGTCCCTTGTCACGGTTCGGCCAGTATCTAGAGCAAGACGAAGGCCAGCACAAGAGGAACCAACGGCACACCAGTCTGGCGGGGAACCACGTACAGGTCACTTACATGAGGACCCCTTCAACGTCGAAACTCGTACGAGACCGCCTGTTCTGCAACTTCGGACGCAACCACGACGAGAACAGTCTCGCAGAAACCGACGGAATCCAGATTTCAAACCGCCCCCTTACGAGTATGTGCCTATTTATTTACAGGACCGCCCAACATCAATAGGGGGAACATTTAGCCAGAGTTCGGAATATTCAGATATAAGCGATGAGGACCAGGAAAGCCAGCCATCAAATCACGATGTTTATGAGCGACCTGTTGACCTCGTTCATGACCCCTCGCAATCAACCAAAAATATGACGATCCGGCTCGAGTTTGATATCGAAGAAGACTGGGACACTGATCTCGAGGAGTTTTGCCGACTCAGGCGGCTCGGCCGGTTCAAAGACGCGCAAGAATACTTCAAGCAAAACCTTGAACGCTACAGCACCATCCCATACATCCGGGTTCAGTACGCAGAAATGCTGGTTTCATCTGGAAACTTGAAGCTATTCCGAGATATGCGGCTACTGCCGGAATTTCTGCCTCCTGTCGGAGAGGAGAGTATGGATGAACTGAACAGAGGCAAGCTGGCAGCGAACTATGCTCTGCTGGACCTCTTGTCCCAGCGGCACTTTCCAAACTACATACAGATGGCGTGGCAGATTGTGGAAAACACGCTGAAAGCCCTCAGCACCGAACAAGTCATAGGATCAACAGAG ATACAACTACTGAGTTTGTGCCTGCGGGTGTTGCACCGCTTGGAGGCCTGTACGCATGAAGGCATTATTGACGTGCCCAAGATTTACGCAAAGAATCTTTTCAATTGGAGCCGCCTTTATCGCGAGATCACCGCAGAAGATAGCATCTGGGATGCCAGAGATCTTTTGGTGGCTGCCACATCTGTGTTTGGCTGGCAGGACATGTCAGTCATGTTTTTCGGGACCAGTTACCTTCCCAAAATTATGGAGTTAATTTCCAATGACTGGATTCGGACGAGCTACGACGAACCATCGGCGCTGGGTCTCCTTGACCTTTTTACCTCACTGATACTTCAAGATCACAACAAGGAAATGGATGTTCGCAACCACCTTTTACTCGAATATGCCACGGTCTTAGCACGCTCCATTCAAGACCACGATGAGGGGCTCATGCGGAGCAGGCCCTTTCTACAATGGTTACTTGTCAAAGCAGTGCTCGAGAAGACGGCTGCTCCAGAGCGACCTGACGGGATTCACCTCAAGGACTTTGACGGTCTCGAGCTCAAACAAAAGAACGGAATACATTTGCCCATCTATGTTCCGAAAAACGGGCTGGAAAGGCCTTCATGGGACATGTTCTTCACTCGATCTAGCCCAGCACAACGCCATACCGCAGAAGTTGTGGTAGCCACCGCCGATGCCATTGGAGACTACTTCCTCAAAGCAGAGGCCTTGAAAATTTTGATCCTTTTTTCCCAAAACCCGGGAAGGTCCATGTCAGATCTCTGTCGCCTCCAGCTCGAAATCCAGGGGGATACTGAAGGCTACCTCGCCACGCGACTGTCGACTTATTTGCTCTTGAACGAGTCGAATGAGCTGCAAGACTTGGGAATAAGTCCCACCAATTTTGATCCCACAAGGAACGAGAATTGTGAAAATGCAACACTAAGATGGGCCAGCGCTGTTCTTCCTGCGCAAACCCTTCTCCGTTCCGATATTCGCGAGGATAATCGGCAGCCTACCCCTCAAAATGAAAATCTTTCCTCCGAACTTCTTCAGGCAGCCTTCAACGTGTGTGGCCCAAAGCTTCCGTCTTATATCATAGATTTCGCCAGACAGAAGCTTCAACTCGACGCCCCCTCGATAGTCCCGATGCCGATGCTGGCATTACACAACCAGACCGACGAGAAGCCAACAGCAGATAAGGCCAGAGACAATGTTGACGGCATTCCGAGATACAGTCCCTTCATCTCTGGACAACAACATGCTTCAGGATATCCGTATCCCTTCATCTACCCAGATCCCAGcttcccaaaccccaactACCCAAATCCCAACTACCCAAATCCCAACTACCCATACTCCAACTACCCATACTCCAACTACCCATACTTCAACTACCCGACCGCGTACGGACAGCCACACAATCCAAATGACGTGCATCACAATGTTGCTCCCTATGTCGGGACATATCCTTGGCTACAAGGACCCGGGCCCGCCAACGTTGCCGGGACACCAAACCCCTTTGACTTTTACACTCCATcgccgccagcgccgccgcctGCTTCCGGGATGCCGTCCCAAGACTATCAGACAAACCAACCTCCAACGGCGCCTAACGGGGTGTGGCCGGGCGTGGAGGTGGCTGGATGGCCTGCTACGTGGCAAGAAGATGCTCAACGTCTTGCAAACTCTCGGCCCCCTCCTTTaaccgacgacgaggacgtAACCATCAGGGTGAAAGGTCATCAGACTCGGGTTGGCGGCGACGCGCAGGCGAGTTCGGACAAAGTTTCACAGTGGCTATTTCCGGGAAGTGATGGAGCACCGAATATTGACAAGAACGACCCTAATGAGCAGTCGATCCCTCCACCATCCGGAAAGCCTGCTGTTCCTGGTGACAGTGCGCCCAAAGTCAACAGTTCGACTCCTGTCAATGATACTGTGGCTCCCGAAACAAAAGAGGGCGATCCTGGCCAAGCATCGAAGCCTGTTGCACCAGAGAACACTGATGCCAACGGCGGCTCGAACGTGAATGGGGGAGATCCGGGCCCAAACACTGGGATACGTAGGCGGCACACTGTGGATGTCTTACCGGAACGCAGTCATGCTAAAGTGAACAAGACGGCTGACACCGCGAATGGTATCATTCCCGAAGAAAACAACCCTTCTGGTAGCCTGGAAGCCGAGGATCATGGTGACAGTGTCGATGAGAAGCCGAGTTTCGATGTGGAAGAGGGCTTGCCCAAGCTTAGCTTCCCTCCAGATCTTCTCAAAGGGCACAAGTTGACGATCATTCTCGATAGCAAGGACGATCCTCAGAAGGTCAAGGCGTATGTCATCGACGTAGAAGGCGTGCATGAGACCCCGGTAGTGCGCCCTACAAGTGGAGAGCAGCACCGGTCCAGGACGAAAATTCACGTCAAATCCGGTTCCTATGAGGTTGCCGATGCAGGAAATGAACCGGGCGAGTCGACTGTAAGGAtaagcagaagcagaagcagggAAAAGGGCAAAGCTAGAGACACCAGCGAAGCGCCACCGAGTTATCCAGAGGGCGGTGTCAAGGAACACACGACTATACACGGCACCGTGCGGCCGCACGTTGTTTTGGATGATTTTGTCACCCAGCCGCCACATGATAAACTGTCGAAACCGACAAGGAAGAATTCGGGGTTTGGAGGTCCAGCCGGAGAAGGTCCATCGAGACGGCAGAGCATGTCCAAGCCAAGGTCCAGCAAAGAAGAGCAGGACAAGTTGGCAAAGTCTGTCAACAAGAGAGCAAAGAAGGCTGCCCAGAGGTTTTCATCTCTTGGTCCAGCTCCCAGTCCGGCCCCCAGTCCGCCGCCTAGCCCACCGCCCTCTGGTTCGCGACCGCCACCTGACAGGCCTGTGTACATCCCCGATGCCAGTCCCGACACGGGCGCTATCCCCGAGAACGACGaaggtgctggtgatggcgttgGCGGGCATGAGCATCAAGACGGAGATCAAGAACAGGCGCAGGACCAGGAGCAGGGGCATGGACAAGCTCCAGACCAGAAACAAGACCATGTTCAAGAAGAGACCCAAAGTCGGAACCAACGGGAAAGGCAGTACTACAATCAAGGTCCAGACCGGCAACAAAACGAGCAACTAGGCGAGGGCATCCGAGTCTATTGCTCAGGCAACCCCACAGATCCCGCCATCCCGACCACCAACTCCTCTGCGCAAACTGCGCCCTCCCCCGGGAAAACATCCCATCCTGACAGCCACGACAGCACAGATGAAGACTGGGAGATCCAGAGTATAGACGGCGACGAAGCTGCTGGCAACCACGAGGCGGTGTTTGAAGCCTTTTCTGACGAGGACGCAGACGAAGACGAGCAGGCGACCCGCAAAGAGGTGGAGCAGATGCTGAACGACATGCAAACCGCCAGAAAGAGGAGACAGGATGCGGAtcgggcagaggaggagtggTTGAAGGGACGGCTGGAGCGTCTTGCTGCTaaagagaaagaggaagaggaagcgaaggagaaggggaaggggaaggggaaggggaaggaaaaggttgcggtggtggaggaaccGGAGAGCATCTCTTCTGTGATgacggaggatgaggaacGGTTTAGGTGGGGTGAGGAGCCCAGGCCGCCTTTGAGGAgtttgaagaggaaggggaaggggattAAAAGGTTAGCAGACTTTGTTAAGCAGGGATCGGGGTAG
- a CDS encoding uncharacterized protein (EggNog:ENOG503NUMB; COG:S) yields MAGRVRHPIDIRSLERWLNKTVPEIETPLEVHQFGFGQSNPTYQLTTPSGDRYVLRKKPPGKLVSKTAHKVEREYRIIAALSTTDVPVPRAYCLCEDDSVIGTPFYIMEFLDGRIFEDPVIPNVLPDHRRAIWADAVRTLAKLHRIDPKSVGLESFGRHDGFYNRQIATWKQICGAQAAVEDVDTKEQVGQLPFFEELMAFFGDGKAQPADKGTLIHGDFKIDNLVFHKTEPRVIGILDWEMSTIGHPLSDLANLLTPYYTAFLDPARSVHLHPGFLPKATRGLPSREDLTELYFAVLEPEAREEDRAVVETRRRELQWAQAFSIFRLAAICQGIAARLARRQASSEQAKRHGDARTLFAEFAWELAQSSKGAEAKTSKL; encoded by the exons ATGGCAGGAAGAGTCCGTCACCCAATCGACATCCGCTCCCTGGAGCGATGGCTGAACAAGACCGTCCCTGAGATTGAGACGCCCCTTGAAGTCCACCAG TTTGGATTCGGCCAATCAAACCCCACCTaccagctcaccaccccctcgggCGACCGCTACGTCCTCCGCAAGAAGCCTCCCGGAAAGCTCGTCTCCAAAACCGCCCACAAGGTCGAGCGCGAGTACCgcatcatcgccgccctctccaccaccgacgtCCCCGTGCCCAGAGCCTACTGCCTCTGCGAAGATGACTCTGTCATCGGCACCCCCTTCTACATCATGGAGTTCCTCGACGGGCGCATCTTCGAAGACCCCGTCATCCCCAACGTCCTCCCCGACCACCGCCGCGCCATCTGGGCCGACGCCGTCCGCACCCTGGCCAAACTCCACCGCATCGACCCAAAAAGCGTCGGGCTGGAGAGCTTCGGCCGCCACGACGGCTTCTACAACCGGCAGATCGCCACCTGGAAGCAAATCTGCGGTGCCCAGGCCGCGGTCGAGGACGTGGACACAAAAGAGCAAGTCGGACAGCTCCCCTTCTTCGAGGAGCTCATGGCCTTTTTCGGCGATGGGAAGGCCCAGCCGGCGGACAAGGGGACGCTGATCCACGGAGACTTCAAGATTGACAACCTGGTCTTCCACAAGACGGAGCCGAGGGTGATTGGGATTCTGGA CTGGGAGATGTCCACCATCGGGCACCCCCTTTCCGATTTGGCGAACCTGCTGACGCCGTATTACACCGCGTTTTTGGACCCTGCTCGGTCGGTGCACTTGCACCCTGGGTTCTTGCCCAAGGCGACGAGGGGGTTGCCGTCGAGGGAGGATTTGACAGAGTTGTATTTTGCGGTGCTGGAGCccgaggcgagggaggaggatagggcggtggtggagacgaggaggagggagctgcAGTGGGCGCAGGCGTTTAGCATTTTCAGGTTGGCGGCGATTTGCCAGGGGATTGCCGCtaggttggcgaggaggcagGCGAGCAGTGAGCAGGCCAAGAGGCACGGGGATGCGAGGACGCTGTTTGCTGAATTTGCGTGGGAGCTGGCGCAGAGCAGCAAGGGGGCGGAGGCCAAGACGAGTAAGTTATGA